Proteins from one Thiomicrorhabdus sp. genomic window:
- a CDS encoding nucleotidyltransferase family protein produces MEAIVLVGGLGTRLGALTKETPKPMLPIRGTPFLERLLVFLKEQGVKNVVLAVGYKREVVESYFSQKNNDLPEIRYSVENSPLGTGGAIAQAIQKTDSEKVFVLNGDSYLDLNFQEMADFHDRCQAEITIASYFIKPADRYGVMEVSDSCEVLNFSEKGVFQEGLINGGVYLLNTAALAEIFTNLSKEVFSFEEEVLSNSSLSLRKYHFQTQGYFLDIGIPADYARAQDELFV; encoded by the coding sequence ATGGAAGCGATTGTTTTAGTTGGAGGATTGGGAACGCGCTTGGGAGCGTTGACGAAAGAAACGCCTAAGCCCATGTTGCCGATTCGAGGGACTCCTTTTCTTGAGCGTTTGTTGGTCTTTTTAAAAGAGCAGGGTGTTAAGAATGTTGTTTTGGCTGTTGGTTATAAACGGGAAGTTGTTGAGTCTTACTTTTCTCAAAAAAATAACGATTTGCCAGAGATTCGCTATTCAGTCGAAAATTCTCCTTTGGGAACCGGCGGCGCTATAGCTCAAGCGATTCAGAAAACGGATTCTGAGAAAGTTTTTGTGCTAAATGGTGACTCCTATCTTGACTTGAATTTTCAAGAGATGGCTGATTTTCACGATCGATGTCAAGCTGAAATTACGATCGCCAGTTATTTCATCAAGCCTGCCGATCGATACGGTGTTATGGAGGTTTCAGATAGTTGTGAAGTCCTGAATTTTAGTGAAAAAGGTGTTTTCCAGGAAGGTTTGATTAATGGTGGGGTTTATTTGTTGAACACTGCTGCGCTTGCAGAGATATTTACAAATTTGTCGAAAGAAGTCTTTTCTTTTGAGGAAGAAGTGCTTTCGAACAGCTCTCTGAGTTTGAGGAAATATCATTTTCAAACACAAGGCTATTTTCTGGATATTGGTATACCGGCAGATTATGCTAGAGCTCAGGATGAACTGTTTGTATGA